GTTAGGTCAGTTATGAAGCAAGTTCTACATCTTATATTTATCACTCTCGACATTTCATTCCTGGTGGAATCCATCGACGGAGTGATTACTAAGATATTAATGTGTTtgtttaatatgatatttttaaagcCGTTTCTTTCGACAGTATTTAGCTCGAGACGATGACCACTTAAAATAAAATCTATCATGACATtatctgcaaaacaatgtgaTATACAGGTCTATTATACAAATGATTTAAACTGACTCCATGATTTCAtatgaacagaaaatataacaacactgagccaAAATAGGGACCGCCACATGACACTTAAATACTGCTGTTGGTAATCGAGTAtatctataagaagatcatttggatgCATAGAACGCAGCTTGACTGAcattgttcatgagaggttattaaatgtgcaacacctcacACGCCCCTCCCCCGACAACCTCAGACACTATCCGCTATAAGAGGTACGCACACTGTTATACAAATAACTTGAGTAGACTCTATAATCCCAAACTGCCAagaaatacaacaacactgaattAAAGTAAAGAAAGACATGTTTTTGCATGTAATAGAAATGTGATTGTTTGGATTTGTTTCCAAAGAAAACAATATGAGTTTTGTGTCTGATCAAACGCGCCAACACGTATTGGCCTGCTAGTTGATCGTTTTGGCGTGTTGGTGTGCTAGTGCTAACACACCAGAACGATCAATAGAAATCAGCCAACGTAATACATGTAAACATGTAATTAAGTGTATATATGTGCTTCGAATGCACTAATAGGTTACCTACGACCTTTTATGGCGTATACCTTTTCGGAAACTGCATTGAAAGGACTATTACTTGcacataatttaattttgtgaccGTTTTTACTGAGACAAGAATTACATTTCGTTCTTACTGCAATGCCTTAACTTTCAAACcagtttttgtaattttaaaaatatatatactgtagAGAAAAGTCATATGTATGTCAATTACAACTTTTTTAAGATTGCGTTTCATGCGATTTTGAATACAACAATTACTGGTGACTGTAAAATGGCGTATAAATAACGTAAGTATCTAAAATCTTTCGCTGTGAGGTTACAATACGGCGATGAGCAGTTTACGTTAAAAATATGTAGATTTCTAAAACCAAATAATGTATAGATCTAGTTGCATTTAGTTTATGGCCTTCTTTTTTGTTCTTGCGTTTTAATCAAAGGTATTGTATTTGTACTTTAGGTGAGGTTTGCTTACAATCGTAGTATAGCCGGCGTCATGTCTATGGATCAAGACGATTTTCTGGAACATTACTGCAACGCTGAAAGATTTCCTCTTCTAACCGCCATCTACAATGCAAAAGAAGAACTGTCATCAAAAGATAATCACGTGGTTGGTGACGTCAGCACAAGCACTACACAATACAGACCACCGAAAGATGTTCCTTTTGGCATAGTTGTCGGATAATGAACAATAAACAtgattttacttaaatttaacttttaattaaatttccaAAGATCTTGAACAAGGATACGTTTTATCCGAGGCACGCTTATAACTGAACCTTCAATATCCGCTCTGCCAATCTCGTATTCAGTCCGTTATCGAATATGTAACATTTTATGCAgtttttaaaggaaataaaaaacgTAAATATGTAATATTCTTCGGGATCTTCCTGAAACAAATTTAGAAAGCTCTAATACCATATTAATGAACGTATTTTAGTAAGTGGTTTTTAGAAACTTTCTCATTTGAACAGTTTTATTAACTTTTTCATAGTTACTGAAGTAGAAAACATTAAAGTAATGTATTGATTTCGTAACAGGAAAGTAGCGCCTAGTCATAAGATATCTAATATAGGTCAATAATGTTAATCcgtttttcatttagtttttatcagtttataaaaaattaagattataattttatataagttcaattatgatgaaagcttgaaccttatttgaatcactccCAAGTCCGCTTCCTTTACTCGACTTTTATGAGAAAATATGATCGTGACTGGTGGGATCGAACTCATCACCTCCGAACTGAGCAGCAGACactttaaccactagaccaccactccctttgatattgtttttcatttgttcaagctTAAGGAGATGAACGCTTAAGGAGCATTTCCACTAGTCATTTCCTCCATAACGTCTACAACGTCCAACGTAATCAACAAGAGTGCCTTCTGACATCTTTCAAGAATTCTGTAACAGAAACGGTTGTACAAACGTTTTGCAGATGTTGATTGGAATGTAAATGGTTTACCGACCAACTAACAAACAAACTGACCGAAAAATGAAATACCCTTTTCTTATATTACAACTCATACCTCATGAGGAATTGATACCATTTAAAGGTTATATGGAGGCCGAAGGCCAACTACCTTCatatgagccgcactatgagaaaaccaaataaagcgtttgcgaccagcatggatcgagaccagactgcgcatggtcaggatccatgctgtccgctttcaaagactattacaattagagaaacggttagcgaacagcatggatcctgactagactgcgtggaggcatgctggtcacaaacgcactatgttggttttcacatgcaTGTTTTTATGtagtttataattttgattttgctgTTTTTAAATCTGAAACGCCAAAGCTTTGGGAAAATGAAAGGTTCTAACGTGGAAACGGAAAGTATTCCTTCCCTGGACAATTTCGTGGAAATGCACGTTTTTCATATGATGAAGTAACGCTCTTTAACAATTGTAACCAATCGAGTGTTAGTTTATATAAGTTTACTTTAGCTCGATTAAGTACTATCGAGCCCGCttcctgaagaaaacaaaaacagtgctggtgtcatatgagaagatgTGGTCGTGATCCAAGTGGGGCTCATACCCACACTCTCCAAGTCGTGCAGTTGACACCCTAATCACTTAACCACCACTCCGCTCCCCAGTCGAGTATTGTGACCTCCGGAATGTTTTAACTATTTAGTTACAAGCTAGTGATTATGTGATATATATAACTTCATCTCAGGAAACGCAGTTGATTAGAGAAATTAGAAAGAGGAAAAAGCAGAAACCATGGTAACACTGCATTTTGGTATGTtgatattctttattttattttagatacaaTATTATGTGGAAAGTGTTAATAACTACTTCACAATACCTAGGaaatgtagaaaaagtggaaaacctcaGATCGTCCAAACATAAATTATGAATGTTTATGATAGTGTATAAATTGAGATGAGTGTTAGATTAAAACACTACACACTTCTAAAACTAatttaacatatgagccgtgccatgagaaaaccaacatagtgggtttgcgaccagcatggatccagaccagcctgcgcatccgcgcagtctggtcaggatccatgctgttcgctaacagtttctctaattccaataggctttgaaagcgaacaacatggatcctgaccagactgcgcggatgcgcaggctggtctggatccatgctgggcgcaaacccactatgttggttttcccatggcacggctcatatgtattgaTGTGCTGTTCCCCACCTACTTTATGCAATGCtctttcaatcaaaaataatacttCTCGGAAAATATGTAGTAACCATTATTGGTaataacattaagaaatgtactttttttaagtaatatccataattactatttcaatcatttatgtattatcttgtattaattatataaagttgCTCCTGCAACAACGTTGTgaatgtccgccattttgtttcccagaattCTAGAGGGCGACCCAGTTTTTACGGGAAAACCTGATTCTAGATGAcatcacaatgtaaacaaaaacattcatataaataggcCGAATTTTAAATGGCCATCAGTTGGAGACTGGATATTGATCTGAAGGGTAAAGATAGaataagataaagataaagataaatataaagataaagaagATATATTGAGCATGAATACTCATAAGATACAGGTATTATTCAATGAATGGTTACAGTtaaatattgttgttatatagataaatattgacatatttttacaCCAGGTTGAgtgtgaaaataaatatagtaaacttttattgcttttcttatttagcatttggccCTCGATCCATCCTAACattttggtgtcagaagtgggatgaaAAGAAGAAAGatgaacagaaaagaaaaattgatCAAGAAAAGAAGGAAcgaattgaaaaagaaaggttGGAGAAGGAAAAACAAAAGGAGGTTGAAAGACAAATGAAAGATAGAGAAGATAATGAAAGGAAACAGAAGGAAGAAAAAGAAAGGAAGGAAAATGAggaaaaagaaaggaaagaaaaagaGAAGAAGGACAGagaggaaaaagaaagaaaagataagCTAGAGAAAGAAAGGAaggaaaaagaaaagaaggacagagaggaaaaagaaagaaaagataagCTAGAGAAAGAAAGGAaggaaaaagaaaagaaggacagagaggaaaaagaaagaaaagataagctagagaaagaaaagaaggaaaaagaaaagaaggacagagaggaaaaagaaagaaaagataagctagagaaagaaaagaaggaaaaagaggaaaaggaaaaaaaggaaaaagaggaGAAAGACAGAAAGGAAAAAGAAAGGGAGGCGCATGAGGAAAAAGAAGAGAAGGCGAGACAAGAGAAAGAGAAGGAAAAAGAGGAGTTACATAAAAAGAAGGAAACAGAGGAGAAACAAataaatgaagagaaaaataaaaaggaaagagaAAATCAGAAATCAAAGAATGAGGAAAATAAAAGGAAGGAAAAAGATGAGAAAGAGAGACAGAAAAATCAGGAAGAAATTAGGAAAGGAGAGAAAAAGGACAAAAATGAGAAAGAAAGCAAGAAAAAGGAGGAAAAACAAAAAGAGGGGGAAAACAAGAATAAGAATGAGAAAGACAAAGAAAGTAAGAGAAAGGAGGAAAAACAGAAAGAAGatacaaaaagaaagaaagatgaACATAAGAAAACTGATAAAGAGAAGGTACTTAAGAACTTGTACagagaaattgaaataaaagagGATGAAGAGATGATTGACATTGAGAAAGTTcaggaaatgaaagaaaatagaagAAACAGAAAGAGAAAACTAGTATGTGAAAAGATTGACAAAGAATTTTTAGAAAATGAGGgatatgaatatgaaattataacaattatcaagaaatataaaatagaaaacagatgTTAAAGGAAAACTGATGTGATAACTAATACAGAAAACAGATTGTTGGAGTCCAAGATGACTAAAGGATTAACATAACATTAACATTTACATAtggatattttaaacatttactattttaatattggtacaagtacattgtgtatttatacACTTCGCAATTATGGACACTTTAATTAGTGCATATATTGCAGGAAAATACATTGACACTTAAGTAgtgcaagaaaaaaagaaaaacattattattatatgtattaatGTATTGTTATAGCTACAAAAGACTGTTTCATTTAAGTAAATATATTGCTATTAAGATTGACATtgtttaaatattcttaaatgaaaagtagattttatattttatgtaaaatatgttaaaaagtaaaatttcttacctgtaattttttttcttgaagaatTGGGACAATTCTTGAAAGGTGGGGGTAATGATGTGCTGTTCCCCACCTACTTTATGCAATGCtctttcaatcaaaaataatacttCTCGGAAAATATGTAGTAACCATTATTGGTaataacattaagaaatgtactttttttaagtaatatccataattactatttcaatcatttatgtattatcttgtattaattatataaagttgCTCCTGCAACAACGCTGTgaatgtccgccattttgtttcccagaattCTAGAGGGCGACCCAGTTTTTACGGGAAAACCTGATTCTAGATGAcatcacaatgtaaacaaaaacattcatataaataggcCGAATTTTAAATGGCCATCAGTTGGAGACTGGATATTGATCTGAAGGGTAAAGATAGaataagataaagataaagataaatataaagataaagaagATATATTGAGCATGAATACTCATAAGATACAGGTATTATTCAATGAATGGTTACAGTtaaatattgttgttatatagataaatattgacatatttttacaCCAGGTTGAgtgtgaaaataaatatagtaaacttttattgcttttcttatttagcatttggctCTCGATCCATCCTAACAGTATTATAAAAATCTTTCACAAAACAGTTACTCGatagccagatatttccattcgcaTCTGAATCTagtgatagattttttttcatgaatgtcatttttttttaattagcagaataaacaaaacaaaacaaaagttttttctttgtaaGTACCATTTCCGTCTGTACATACTCCATAGGTATCCGTCAGTTCTTGACCAGAATATTGCCAAATAACATTACCGTCTCTATCGATAGTTACCAAACCTTTCTTATCATCAACCAAGTGAATCACTCGAGTAAATCTCACGAATCTGGCAGAACATGTTATTTCCTGATTTGTCTTTTTCTATTGTCCTCAGAAAG
This Mercenaria mercenaria strain notata chromosome 17, MADL_Memer_1, whole genome shotgun sequence DNA region includes the following protein-coding sequences:
- the LOC128549964 gene encoding DNA ligase 1-like — protein: MAISWRLDIDLKAFGPRSILTFWCQKWDEKKKDEQKRKIDQEKKERIEKERLEKEKQKEVERQMKDREDNERKQKEEKERKENEEKERKEKEKKDREEKERKDKLEKERKEKEKKDREEKERKDKLEKERKEKEKKDREEKERKDKLEKEKKEKEKKDREEKERKDKLEKEKKEKEEKEKKEKEEKDRKEKEREAHEEKEEKARQEKEKEKEELHKKKETEEKQINEEKNKKERENQKSKNEENKRKEKDEKERQKNQEEIRKGEKKDKNEKESKKKEEKQKEGENKNKNEKDKESKRKEEKQKEDTKRKKDEHKKTDKEKVLKNLYREIEIKEDEEMIDIEKVQEMKENRRNRKRKLVCEKIDKEFLENEGYEYEIITIIKKYKIENRC